In Lacerta agilis isolate rLacAgi1 chromosome 1, rLacAgi1.pri, whole genome shotgun sequence, the following proteins share a genomic window:
- the SUMO1 gene encoding small ubiquitin-related modifier 1, with product MSDQEAKPSAEDLGDKKEGEYIKLKVIGQDSSEIHFKVKMTTHLKKLKESYCQRQGVPMNSLRFLFEGQRIADNHTPKELGMEEEDVIEVYQEQTGGHSTI from the exons ATGTCGGACCAG GAAGCCAAACCTTCAGCAGAGGACTTGGGAGATAAGAAAGAGGGAGAATACATTAAACTCAAAGTCATCGGGCAG GACAGCAGCGAAATACACTTCAAGGTGAAAATGACAACGCATCTAAAAAAGCTTAAAGAATCGTACTGTCAGAGACAG gGAGTTCCTATGAATTCACTCAGGTTCCTCTTTGAGGGTCAGAGAATTGCTGATAATCATACTCCAAAAGAG CTTGGGATGGAAGAAGAAGATGTGATTGAAGTTTATCAGGAACAGACAGGAGGCCATTCAACAATTTAG
- the KIAA2012 gene encoding uncharacterized protein KIAA2012 homolog: MFKAASVVKDKAKTGQKKSESVRTGAVQKKTLKKDKRTDFVVGKPKQKKAVGKTAPYSKEKSAGVKRPEAAEDPNHDEEKGDVAAEIEKINSLVEREGGDEEGKGGFSDQSPPSPSPLREELLLPLEEGEEPSAEDVLHLSGPHAIPAEETDAVARPVDGSQTDTTLSNDPPEPLDPPQNKQEEKLSREQMIADRAEKRRLAVERKRREQEERKRKEQEEQERMERMKEEMEQEQQKRMAEMRLRKQQLEEERRQQEEEAARQRQAEKAALERARHQQEELRRKLLEMQKKKQQEERERAEAEKRRQKEMEMQLEEERRLLAEMAEEQRLEYERRRQEEEERARREAEERRRREEEEARLALEEAKRQALLLARQRADLEKEKEFQYKLLVEAEGLERGQAISRPWVYSYFQHPFLNVGDED, from the exons GCTGCAAGTGTTGTCAAGGACAAAGCAAAGACAGGGCAGAAGAAATCTGAATCGGTGAGAACTGGAGCTGTGCAGAAGAAGACGCTCAAGAAAGATAAACGGACAGATTTTGTTGTAG ggaaaccaaaacagAAGAAGGCTGTTGGGAAAACAGCTCCTTATTCCAAAGAGAAGTCGGCAGGTGTCAAAAGACCAGAGGCTGCAGAGGACCCAAACCATGATGAAGAAAAAGGGGACGTGGCTGCGGAAATAGAGAAGATCAATTCTCTTGtagaaagagaaggaggagacGAAGAGGGAAAGGGAGGCTTTTCTGATCAAAGCCCTCCTTCTCCCAGCCCTCTCAGGGAAGAACTCCTCTTGCCACTTGAAGAAGGTGAAGAACCTTCTGCTGAAGATGTTCTCCATCTTTCTGGACCTCATGCCATTCCTGCTGAGGAGACGGATGCTGTTGCCCGCCCAGTAGATGGCTCCCAGACTGACACAACTCTGAGCAACGACCCTCCAGAG CCACTGGACCCGCCTCAGAACAAGCAGGAGGAAAAACTCTCGCGAGAGCAAATGATAGCGGACAGGGCAGAGAAGAGGCGGCTTGCGGTGGAGAGAAAACGGAGGGAGCAGGAGGAGCGGAAGCGGAAGGAGCAGGAAGAGCAGGAGCGCATGGAGAGGATGAAAGAAGAAATGGAACAGGAGCAGCAGAAGAGGATGGCAGAAATGCG TCTAAGGAAACAGCAGCTGGAAGAAGAGCgccggcagcaggaggaggaagcagcaaggcAGCGTCAAGCTGAGAAGGCAGCCCTGGAACGTGCACGGCACCAACAGGAGGAGCTCCGCAGGAAACTCCtagaaatgcagaagaaaaagcagcaggaggagcgaGAACGCGCAG AAGCGGAGAAGCGGAGgcagaaagaaatggaaatgcaGCTGGAAGAGGAACGCCGACTCTTAGCCGAGATGGCAGAAGAGCAGCGCTTGGAGTATgagagaaggaggcaggaagaagaggagcgAGCGAGGCGTGAGgctgaggagaggaggagaagggaagaggaagaggctagACTTGCATTAGAGGAAGCAAAGAGGCAAGCCTTATTACTGGCAAG ACAAAGGGCAGActtggaaaaggagaaggaattcCAATATAAGCTGCTTGTGGAAGCCGAGGGGCTGGAACGAGGGCAAGCGATTTCACGCCCATGGGTTTATTCGTatttccagcatccttttttaaaTGTGGGAGATGAGGATTAA